TTGACTGATGAACTGAATTCCCAGTTCACGGCGGTATGGAATACCGTCGTCGCAGAGCTCAATGGTGACGACAACCAATATTTGTCGAGTTTTCCGCCACTCACCCCCCAGCAGCGCGCCTGGCTCACATTGGTCAAGCCACTCACCATGGCCGAAGGTTTCGCACTGCTTTCGGTGCCGTCCAGCTTCGTGCAAAACGAGATCGAGCGGCATCTGCGAGGACCCATCGTGGAGGCCCTTTCGCGTCGCCTCGGCGAGAACGTCGAACTGGGTGTGCGCATCGCGGCACCGGCTCCTGGCGAAGATTTGGAAGTCGCCGGCCCCACTCCCGAGCTCGAGGTCGACGAGGTCGACGAGACCACCGAGGCGCTTGCTAGCGCACACGAATCGTGGCCGTCGTACTTCATCAACCGTCCGGGCGGGGCCGACAAGGCCGAGACTCCTGACACGAGCCTCAATGCTCGCTATACCTTCGAATCTTTCGTCATCGGCGCATCCAACCGGTTCTCGCACGCGGCCGCCGTCGCAGTTTCCGAAGCTCCGGCCCGCGCGTACAACCCGTTGTTCATCTGGGGTGAATCCGGGTTGGGTAAGACGCATCTACTGCACGCCGCCGGGAACTACGCCCAGCGCCTGTTTCCCGGTATGCGCGTCAAGTACGTCTCCACCGAAGAGTTCACCAACGACTTCATCAATTCTTTGCGCGATGACCGTCGGGTCGCGTTCAAACGCAGCTACCGCGACATCGATGTGCTCCTGGTCGACGACATCCAGTTCATCGAGGGCAAGGAAGGTATCCAGGAGGAGTTCTTCCACACCTTCAACACCCTGCACAACGCCAACAAGCAAATCGTGATCTCCTCCGACCGGCCGCCGAAAGGCCTGGCCACTCTTGAGGACCGGCTGCGCACCCGCTTTGAGTGGGGCCTCATCACCGATGTTCAGCCTCCCGAACTGGAAACGCGGATCGCGATCCTGCGCAAGAAGGCACAGATGGACCGGCTGGACGTCCCCGATGACGTCTTGGAGCTGATCGCAAGCCGGATCGAACGCAATATCCGGGAACTTGAAGGTGCGCTCATCCGGGTGACAGCGTTCGCCTCGCTGAACAAGTCCCCCATCGAGCTGTCGCTGGCCGAGATTGTGCTGCGCGACCTCATCCCCGACTCAAACTCCATTCAGATCAGCGCCGCCACGATCATGGCGGTCACCGCGGAGTACTTCGACACCACCGTGGAAGAGCTTCGTGGCCCCGGCAAGACACGGGCGCTCGCGCAGGCACGGCAGATCGCCATGTACCTCTGCCGCGAACTCACGGACCTCTCGCTGCCCAAGATCGGCCAAACGTTTGGACGCGACCACACCACCGTCATGTATGCCGACAAGAAGGTTCGTGGCGAAATGGCGCAGCGGCGTGAGGTTTTCGATCACGTCAAGGAACTCACCGCCCGAATCCGCCAGCGTTCCCGGCACTGACCTAAGTCCTCCCCCACCCGGCCCCCGCGGCCGGGTTTTTTTGTCTCACCGCACCGCGCCGGGCTCTCAACACGTGCCCATTTCAAGACTTTTCAAGGTTTTTCTCGATGATTTTTTGTCACCTCGTGTGGCTCACACGTCACATCCATACCAATCGAAGTTGTGCACAGGACTGTGGACTGCTGTGGGGCAAACCTACGATCGGTTGGGGGTTGCTGAACTAATGACATGTCCTCCACATCCGCGGGCCGCAACCCTCCCCGGAATCCACAAACTCCTGACAACCCCTACGGGCCTCTGTCGTGCGACAACACTTGTCTGTCCACAGATTCCACAGCACCTACTAATACTGCTTAGATCTCTATCTAATCTTTCTCTTGAAAAGCAGCTGTGTGGATGGACGCGTCAACAAGGACCGTCCAACCGGTAACCCAGCGATGGACTTCAGGGATCGTCGGAGAGACCGATCCGCTTTCCCGATGCGTCGAAAGCATCTACGGTTGTGCTTCGGAAGTCGCATGGCCTGACGACTTCCCACACCGAGTGACAGGACTTGTGCGCGGTACCCCGGTGACGTGCCGGGGTCGTCCGATGCGCTGTCAACGCTGTCACCCGGGCGTGCCACGATGGCTATCACGGATTTTTGTGTGCAGACAGTCCGACCTGGACAACGAGGAAGCGAAGGGTATTCATGGATCTTGCGAGCCCCACTGCCGCAGACACCAGCCTGAAGTTCAGGGTCGCGCGCGACGACTTCGCCGATTCGGTGGCGTGGGTTGCGCGGAGTCTGCCCTCGCGACCGACGGTTCCGGTCTTGGCAGGTGTGCTGCTGACCGCGCATGACACGGGTTTGACCCTCTCCGGCTTTGACTACGAGGTTTCCGCGCAGGTGCAGGTGCCGGCAGAGGTTGCCGCCTCCGGTAGTGCGCTGGTGTCGGGCCGACTTCTTTCGGATATCACCCGCTCGCTGCCCAATAAGCCCGTCGATGTGGCGTTGGAAGGCACTCGCCTGTTGATCAGCTGTGGAAGTGCGAAGTTCTCGCTGCCGAGCATGCCGGTCGAGGATTACCCGGCATTGCCCTCGCTGCCGGAGGAGACCGGTGCCCTGGGTTCGGAGGTGTTTTCCGAGGCGATCGGCCAGGTCGCGGTCGCTGCGGGTAAGGACGATACGCTCCCGATGCTGACCGGTATCCGGGTTGAAATCAACGGTGACACAGTGGTTTTGGCGGCAACAGACCGCTTCCGTCTGGCTGTTCGCGAGCTGAAGTGGACATCCGGATCAGGCGAGATCAGCGCCGCGGTGTTGGTTCCGGCCAAGACGCTGTCCGAGGCGGCAAAGTCTGCGTCCAGTGGATCAGACGTGCAGCTTGCGCTGGGTGCGGGTTCGGCGATCGGATCCGAAGGTCTGTTGGGCATCGTCAGCAACGGCAAGCGCAGTACGACTCGCCTGCTGGAC
This genomic window from Mycobacteroides chelonae contains:
- the dnaA gene encoding chromosomal replication initiator protein DnaA, translated to MTDELNSQFTAVWNTVVAELNGDDNQYLSSFPPLTPQQRAWLTLVKPLTMAEGFALLSVPSSFVQNEIERHLRGPIVEALSRRLGENVELGVRIAAPAPGEDLEVAGPTPELEVDEVDETTEALASAHESWPSYFINRPGGADKAETPDTSLNARYTFESFVIGASNRFSHAAAVAVSEAPARAYNPLFIWGESGLGKTHLLHAAGNYAQRLFPGMRVKYVSTEEFTNDFINSLRDDRRVAFKRSYRDIDVLLVDDIQFIEGKEGIQEEFFHTFNTLHNANKQIVISSDRPPKGLATLEDRLRTRFEWGLITDVQPPELETRIAILRKKAQMDRLDVPDDVLELIASRIERNIRELEGALIRVTAFASLNKSPIELSLAEIVLRDLIPDSNSIQISAATIMAVTAEYFDTTVEELRGPGKTRALAQARQIAMYLCRELTDLSLPKIGQTFGRDHTTVMYADKKVRGEMAQRREVFDHVKELTARIRQRSRH
- the dnaN gene encoding DNA polymerase III subunit beta, which produces MDLASPTAADTSLKFRVARDDFADSVAWVARSLPSRPTVPVLAGVLLTAHDTGLTLSGFDYEVSAQVQVPAEVAASGSALVSGRLLSDITRSLPNKPVDVALEGTRLLISCGSAKFSLPSMPVEDYPALPSLPEETGALGSEVFSEAIGQVAVAAGKDDTLPMLTGIRVEINGDTVVLAATDRFRLAVRELKWTSGSGEISAAVLVPAKTLSEAAKSASSGSDVQLALGAGSAIGSEGLLGIVSNGKRSTTRLLDAEFPKFRQLLPTEHTALATVGIAELVEAIKRVALVADRGAQIRLEFEPGLLRLSAGADDVGRAEEELEVDFVGEPLTIAFNPTYLTDGLGSLHSNRVTFGFTTPSRPAVLRPAEDDQSSPEGPGPFTAAQTDYVYLLMPVRLPG